Proteins from a genomic interval of Kitasatospora kifunensis:
- a CDS encoding phosphate ABC transporter ATP-binding protein, translating to MTITVSQEPRAAEPARLSGLATRDISAWFGSHKVLERVSLTMAAGEVTALIGPSGCGKSTYLRILNRMHEMVRGAQLAGEVLLEGEDVYAHGRRPTEVRRRIGMVFQRPNPFPAMSIGDNVASGLKLAGIKVSKEYREHLIEESLRRAGLWNEVSSRLGTPGGALSGGQQQRLCIARSLAVEPEILLMDEPCSALDPTSTRRVEETIAELRGRLTIVIVTHNMQQAQRVSQSCAFFLATHDTPGRIVEAGPTEQLFTDPVDQRTADYVNGRFG from the coding sequence ATGACCATCACCGTCTCCCAGGAGCCCCGCGCGGCGGAGCCGGCCCGGCTCAGCGGCCTCGCGACCCGGGACATCTCCGCCTGGTTCGGCTCGCACAAGGTGCTGGAGCGGGTCTCGCTCACCATGGCGGCCGGCGAGGTCACCGCGCTGATCGGGCCCTCCGGCTGCGGCAAGTCCACCTACCTGCGCATCCTCAACCGAATGCACGAGATGGTCCGCGGTGCCCAACTGGCCGGCGAGGTCCTGCTGGAGGGCGAGGACGTCTACGCGCACGGCCGGCGGCCCACCGAGGTGCGCCGCCGGATCGGGATGGTCTTCCAGCGGCCCAACCCGTTCCCGGCGATGTCGATCGGCGACAACGTGGCCAGCGGGCTCAAGCTGGCCGGCATCAAGGTGAGCAAGGAGTACCGCGAACACCTGATCGAGGAGAGCCTGCGCCGGGCCGGCCTGTGGAACGAGGTCAGCAGTCGGCTCGGCACCCCGGGCGGTGCGCTCTCCGGCGGTCAGCAGCAACGGCTGTGCATCGCCCGCTCGTTGGCGGTCGAGCCGGAGATCCTGCTGATGGACGAGCCGTGTTCGGCGCTCGACCCGACCTCCACCCGCCGGGTCGAGGAGACCATCGCGGAGCTGCGCGGTCGGCTGACCATCGTGATCGTCACCCACAACATGCAGCAGGCGCAGCGGGTTTCGCAGTCCTGCGCGTTCTTCCTGGCCACCCACGACACCCCGGGAAGGATCG
- a CDS encoding sortase, translating into MTAPTAPTAAPASTGSSGTDDTVVLETAMPAVVDEPSVQSFGPSRRRRLLLQAAWATTLLSALLLGFAVYLTALSPLQEAHYQAAAYRTFRYQLAQATAPVGSAADGKPVAIIDIPKIGLHHVVVVEGTTGRDLMRGPGHRRDTALPGQAGVSVLFGRGASFGSPFGRLSELRVGDQIFVSTGQGQFTYTVNIYGDGTHPVRDPDPDRLVLTTSNSGWIPTSTVLVGARLSGDPQPNPQGRPAQVAADHALAQDIGALAAFQLWGAALLGAVLLATLAVRYWVRRAAYLTFTPILAALLWACYENVAALLPNLY; encoded by the coding sequence ATGACCGCGCCCACCGCGCCGACGGCGGCCCCGGCGAGCACGGGCAGCAGCGGGACGGACGACACCGTGGTGCTGGAAACGGCCATGCCTGCGGTAGTTGACGAGCCGTCGGTCCAGTCATTCGGGCCCTCCCGCCGGCGTCGCCTGCTGCTCCAGGCTGCCTGGGCCACCACCCTGCTCTCCGCCCTGCTGCTCGGTTTCGCCGTCTACCTGACCGCGCTCTCCCCACTGCAGGAGGCGCACTACCAGGCGGCCGCCTACCGGACCTTCCGCTACCAACTCGCCCAGGCCACCGCGCCGGTGGGATCGGCGGCGGACGGCAAGCCGGTGGCGATCATCGACATCCCGAAGATCGGGCTGCACCACGTCGTGGTGGTGGAGGGCACCACCGGGCGCGACCTGATGCGCGGGCCCGGCCACCGTCGGGACACCGCGCTGCCGGGGCAGGCCGGGGTGTCCGTCCTGTTCGGACGCGGCGCCTCGTTCGGGTCGCCGTTCGGGCGGCTGTCCGAACTGCGGGTCGGTGACCAGATCTTCGTCTCCACCGGGCAGGGCCAGTTCACCTACACCGTCAACATCTACGGCGACGGCACGCATCCGGTGCGCGACCCCGACCCCGACCGGCTGGTGCTCACCACCAGCAACTCCGGCTGGATCCCGACCAGTACCGTGCTGGTCGGGGCCCGCCTCAGCGGCGACCCGCAGCCCAACCCGCAGGGTCGGCCCGCCCAGGTGGCCGCCGACCACGCGCTGGCCCAGGACATCGGGGCGCTGGCCGCCTTCCAGCTCTGGGGCGCCGCCCTGCTGGGCGCGGTGCTGCTCGCCACGCTGGCGGTGCGCTACTGGGTCCGGCGGGCGGCCTACCTGACCTTCACCCCGATCCTGGCCGCGCTGCTCTGGGCCTGCTACGAGAACGTCGCCGCCCTGCTGCCCAACCTCTACTAA